Proteins co-encoded in one Dendropsophus ebraccatus isolate aDenEbr1 chromosome 9, aDenEbr1.pat, whole genome shotgun sequence genomic window:
- the PTX4 gene encoding pentraxin-4 codes for MVITGDLDTSHRVNFSLMMKMTGGTMCRSLLVFSILSLPGVFMEQTRLLEQRKPFFERFRRLEEQFRRFQDVTLTRLQGIAENYNISYNIDARFHHIYDQQQSMAEAFNATNEETQNELNGIKFWLKKVQKKTKKLDLKISALEEAMTERNKQLSKENKVRDVTVANLTSTLSGQKRIIYQLVKDKMALQKGMEIFRESVERQGTKIAELEKQIQNMQQNEILPPSALMAPQEMNRTPETKQVVPPQADPGPKTVQQRMVKLQAKHNLRKKLQEEQQMLMTTINKMPPTASERREETRTVGPWEKTTLLQTTRVPPRVTPVPHQNQKSTQELADPDIDNIIHVSTLHANVTKNDSPHREGRPPNMLTTRKPPHVTEAPEPKEKTTKAPATLCNVDSMLIFPNSSTENFATFGKGLKEPLHELSICSWVKTNVSYVGTILSYATEDNDNKLVLHGRNGATYDSLHFVIGDPAFRDLPLVPLADGSWHHTCFIWSSIQGKYWFYVDRRLISTGSRFQKGYEIPPGGSLVLGQEQDTLGGSFDSSEAFVGYLAGFAMWNRAITPGEVSGIATGKGLPRGTILTIADASSLHGSVERVHCTCLENCL; via the exons ATGGTGATCACAGGAGATCTGGACACTTCTCATAGAGTAAACTTCTCATtgatgatgaagatgacaggTGGAACCATGTGCAGATCTCTACTGGTCTTCTCCATTCTCTCTCTTCCGGGGGTCTTCATGGAGCAGACCCGTCTTCTAGAGCAGAGGAAGCCGTTCTTTGAACGTTTCAGGCGACTGGAGGAACAG tttcgtCGCTTTCAAGATGTAACCTTGACCCGTCTACAGGGGATCGCTGAAAACTACAACATTTCATACAACATTGATGCCCGTTTCCACCACATTTATGACCAGCAGCAGTCAATGGCTGAAGCTTTCAATGCTACCAATGAGGAGACTCAGAATGAGCTGAACGGCATCAAATTCTGGCTGAAAAAGGTCCAAAAGAAAACCAAAAAGTTAGACTTGAAAATCTCGGCCCTGGAGGAAGCGATGACCGAAAGGAACAAACAGCTAAGCAAGGAGAACAAAGTGAGGGATGTGACCGTGGCCAACCTGACATCAACCCTCAGCGGTCAAAAGAGGATCATCTACCAGCTGGTGAAGGACAAGATGGCGTTACAGAAGGGGATGGAGATATTCCGCGAGTCTGTGGAAAGACAAGGAACCAAGATAGCGGAGTTAGAGAAACAGATACAGAATATGCAGCAAAATGAGATCCTGCCACCAAGTGCTTTGATGGCACCGCAAGAGATGAACCGAACCCCTGAGACCAAGCAGGTGGTGCCACCCCAGGCTGATCCTGGACCCAAAACAGTCCAACAACGCATGGTGAAGCTTCAGGCCAAACATAATCTGAGGAAGAAGCTACAGGAAGAACAGCAGATGCTGATGACAACCATCAATAAGATGCCTCCAACGGCATCTGAACGTAGGGAGGAGACCAGGACGGTTGGTCCATGGGAGAAGACAACTTTACTACAAACAACAAGGGTACCACCAAGAGTAACACCTGTCCCACACCAAAATCAAAAGAGTACCCAGGAGCTAGCTGACCCAGACATCGATAACATCATCCATGTGTCAACCTTGCATGCCAATGTGACCAAGAACGACAGTCCTCACAGGGAAGGGAGACCCCCAAATATGCTCACTACTAGGAAGCCACCACATGTCACTGAGGCCCCAGAACCTAAAGAGAAGACCACCAAGGCTCCAGCAACAC TCTGTAACGTGGATTCTATGCTCATTTTCCCCAATTCCTCCACGGAGAACTTTGCAACATTCGGTAAAGGGTTGAAGGAACCTTTACATGAACTTTCCATCTGCAGTTGGGTGAAGACTAACGTAAGCTATGTGGGCACCATCCTGTCATATGCCACAGAAGACAATGATAACAAGCTGGTTCTTCATGGTAGAAATGGGGCCACCTATGACTCTCTTCACTTTGTCATTGGAGACCCAGCCTTCCGAGACCTCCCCCTTGTCCCCCTGGCAGATGGCAGCTGGCACCATACTTGCTTCATCTGGTCATCCATCCAAGGCAAATACTGGTTTTATGTTGATCGCAGGTTAATTTCTACCGGCTCCAGATTTCAGAAAGGATATGAGATCCCTCCTGGAGGATCTTTGGTTCTTGGCCAAGAGCAGGACACCTTGGGCGGTAGCTTTGACAGTTCTGAAGCTTTCGTTGGATACTTGGCAGGATTTGCTATGTGGAACAGAGCTATAACGCCTGGAGAAGTCTCTGGCATTGCCACTGGAAAGGGCTTGCCAAGAGGCACCATCCTAACCATAGCTGATGCCTCTTCCCTTCATGGTTCAGTGGAGCGGGTGCACTGTACCTGCCTGGAGAACTGTTTGTAG